The following coding sequences are from one Neurospora crassa OR74A linkage group I, whole genome shotgun sequence window:
- a CDS encoding voltage-gated potassium channel beta-2 subunit has translation MSPRPLLIPFSKSLLPAVRLKASFVPLSSCPSRLYSTTPSRQTNTMASDSPVVPTAYEPKDMKFRYLGNTGLQVSIFSLGGWLTYGGTQKGEIVKKCLQTAWNHGIQTFDTAEVYANGASEVEMGQALKELGWPRDEYVLTTKVFFGTGRKEPNTRGLSRKHIVEGLKASVNRLQTPYVDVVFAHRPDAATPMLEIVEAFTQVIRNLNLAYYWGTSEWSAVQIKEAIHLADKHNLIAPVVEQPQYNAFHRERFENEYAPLFKEHGYGTTIWSPLASGLLTGKYNDGIPEDSRFATNKAFFENTIKSLQSEEGQAKIEKVRKLTKIAERLGATVTHLALAWAAKNPNVSTVILGATKVEQIEDNLKALPLIDKLTPEIMEEIESVLDNKPTPPATYGRDR, from the exons ATGTCGCCCAGGCCCCTCCTCATCCCATTCTCCAAGTCTCTCCTTCCCGCGGTCCGTTTAAAAGCCAGCTTCGTCCCGCTCTCTTCCTGTCCATCTCGTCTCTATTCCACAACACCATCCAGACAAACAAACACAATGGCTTCCGATTCCCCCGTCGTTCCCACGGCCTACGAGCCCAAGGACATGAAGTTCCGCTACCTGGGCAACACCGGTCTCCAGgtttccatcttctccctcggTGGCTGGCTCACCTACGGTGGTACTCAGAAGGGCGAGATCGTCAAGAAGTGCCTCCAGACTGCCTGGAACCATGGCATT CAAACCTTTGACACCGCTGAGGTATATGCGAACGGAGCTTCCGAGGTCGAAATGGGTCAGGCGCTCAAGGAGCTCGGCTGGCCCCGTGACGAGTACGTCTTGACCACCAAGGTCTTCTTTGGCACCGGTCGCAAGGAGCCCAACACTCGCGGTCTCAGCCGCAAGCACATTGTTGAGGGTCTCAAGGCCTCGGTCAACCGTCTCCAGACCCCTTACGTCGATGTCGTCTTCGCCCACCGTCCCGACGCTGCCACCCCCATGCTGGAGATCGTCGAGGCCTTCACCCAGGTCATccgcaacctcaacctcgccTACTACTGGGGTACCTCTGAGTGGAGCGCCGTCCAGATCAAGGAGGCCATCCACCTCGCCGACAAGCACAACCTGATCGCCCCCGTCGTCGAGCAGCCCCAGTACAACGCCTTCCACCGCGAGCGTTTCGAGAACGAGTACGCTCCCCTCTTCAAGGAGCACGGCTACGGCACCACCATCTGGTCTCCTCTCGCCAGCGGCTTGCTCACCGGCAAGTACAACGACGGCATTCCCGAGGACTCTCGCTTTGCCACCAACAAGGCCTTCTTCGAGAACACCATCAAGAGCCTGCAGTCTGAGGAGGGTCAGGCCAAGATCGAGAAGGTCCGCAAGTTGACCAAGATCGCCGAGCGCCTCGGTGCTACCGTCACTCACCTTGCTCTTGCCTGGGCTGCCAAGAACCCCAACGTCAGCACTGTCATTCTCGGTGCTACCAAGGTTGAGCAGATCGAGGACAACCTCAAGGCTCTGCCCCTTATTGACAAGCTCACTCCTGAAATCATGGAGGAGATTGAGTCTGTTCTTGACAACAAGCCCACGCCTCCTGCCACCTACGGCCGTGACAGGTAA
- the stk-20 gene encoding serine/threonine protein kinase-20: protein MVDSKETSEFSEKTEAFSQSEILARFREDRREREELQLALNSTVSLDSLVIPPDEDIRILFRPPRGRPVSPGSLENCRWLALRAEVAGKDQDQHKVLAVTQTSRDIKFSVRIPGMLWCELYYDPASDKLILVNRSNAPFILSRASTTVSGDNEEYEVNPGFNKDVFPGTWRIRFYNSDVLDFRILEKKPTLFRIPSIDSSTSCQLVRKRSYVGDDEDEISSNKKPRGSEDIEIKKEDTDIKEDGVIMFLPAKTKPLVLPSLTGEKKELVSANGRRELIASDGNLLQIQPDETVQVTGGELDEYTLTKKSDIASSSLSSVFTADHSNVPDGVIVVKVLKTRTPATVNNMAMESRNVIHQADVWLRELQYQEKLQHKSIVRLYGGDARFLSLYMEHVDARDLGSKGMWRRMNDRFAGDRSDAKRIVRDIASALQYIHGRGLVHNDIKPANILYSRERGAVLCDLGLSTHARDPPSIGGTPWYIPPEFIALKQRGAPSDVWALGVTMLYVMGKIAFPDARGNRAHPQHLHWLIAKVHPNPRDRNPQPSAVKHMQQWLGEVNMARAQLDTRDDQERLVYDMLSPNPNQRITMREIVARVHDQMPEK from the coding sequence ATGGTTGACTCCAAGGAAACCTCCGAATTCtcggagaagacggaggcCTTCTCCCAGTCCGAGATTCTGGCGCGGTTTCGAGAAGACCGCCGCGAGAGGGAAGAACTTCAACTTGCCCTCAACAGCACCGTCTCGCTCGATAGCCTAGTTATTCCGCCGGATGAAGACATTCGAATTCTTTTCAGGCCGCCCCGGGGGCGACCGGTCAGTCCAGGTAGCTTGGAGAACTGCAGGTGGCTAGCTCTGCGCGCCGAGGTTGCAGGAAAGGACCAGGATCAACACAAGGTGCTTGCCGTTACGCAAACATCCCGGGATATCAAGTTCTCTGTCCGAATCCCCGGCATGCTGTGGTGCGAGCTCTATTATGATCCGGCCAGCGATAAGCTCATCCTTGTCAATCGTTCCAATGCTCCATTCATCCTATCCCGTGCCTCCACTACCGTTTCAGGGGATAACGAGGAATACGAGGTCAATCCAGGCTTCAATAAAGACGTCTTTCCGGGCACCTGGCGAATCAGGTTCTACAATTCCGATGTGCTTGACTTTCGTATCCTTGAGAAAAAGCCAACGCTTTTCCGGATTCCATCTATCGATTCATCAACTTCATGCCAGCTCGTGAGAAAGCGCTCCTATGTGGGtgatgacgaagatgaaATTTCGAGCAACAAGAAGCCTCGAGGATCCGAGGACATCGAAATCAAGAAAGAAGACACCGACATTAAGGAAGATGGCGTCATCATGTTCTTGCCAGCAAAGACGAAGCCGCTCGTTCTTCCAAGCCTGACTggggagaaaaaagaactcGTCTCCGCGAACGGCAGAAGAGAGCTGATTGCATCCGACGGAAACCTCCTGCAAATTCAACCTGACGAGACGGTCCAAGTGACCGGCGGCGAGCTTGACGAGTATACACTCACAAAGAAGTCGGATATTGCCTCGTCAAGCCTATCGAGCGTTTTTACCGCCGACCACTCAAATGTGCCAGATGGAGTTATTGTGGTAAAGGTGCTTAAGACCCGCACTCCCGCCACCGTCAACAACATGGCTATGGAATCCAGGAACGTGATCCATCAAGCCGATGTCTGGCTTCGGGAGCTTCAGTACCAGGAGAAGCTCCAGCACAAGAGTATCGTACGTCTATACGGCGGCGACGCTCGCTTCCTCTCTCTGTACATGGAGCACGTTGATGCTCGAGATCTAGGATCCAAGGGAATGTGGCGACGAATGAACGACCGGTTTGCCGGTGACCGATCAGACGCAAAGCGCATCGTCCGGGACATTGCCAGTGCCCTGCAGTACATCCATGGACGCGGTCTAGTCCACAATGACATCAAACCCGCCAACATTCTCTACAGCAGAGAGCGTGGTGCCGTCCTGTGCGATCTAGGTCTATCTACCCACGCCAGGGATCCCCCTTCAATCGGCGGTACACCATGGTACATCCCACCAGAATTCATTGCCCTAAAACAACGCGGAGCACCCAGCGATGTTTGGGCCCTGGGGGTAACCATGCTGTACGTCATGGGGAAGATCGCTTTCCCGGACGCCCGTGGCAACAGAGCGCATCCCCAACATCTTCACTGGCTTATTGCCAAAGTTCACCCAAACCCGCGCGATCGGAACCCTCAGCCGAGCGCGGTTAAACACATGCAGCAATGGCTGGGTGAAGTCAACATGGCTCGTGCACAGCTCGATACGCGAGATGATCAAGAGAGGCTAGTGTACGATATGCTATCACCAAATCCAAACCAGAGAATCACGATGAGGGAGATTGTGGCGCGAGTCCACGACCAAATGCCAGAGAAATGA